The DNA window AAGCATTTTTGAACATTTCAGAGAGCTGCAAGCCTTCAGCCTGGACTTAACTTTCCTTTCATCATGACACCTGAATCATCAGCATTCTTCACTTCTAAAGGTTTTCCAATCTTTCATTTGCATATTAACCCAACCAATCCCAGTTACCCTATTCTAATCTCTGTTTTGCATAGAGGACCTGAATAAGAATTACACTCATAGCCTTTTGCCCATAtaactctgcctctctttgtcttcctGGGAACACAATTTAGGTTCCTAccagattctatgtcttcaaAATTGAaatccttaaaatgtttttaatgtttatttacttttgaggggaagggaagggtgagaaagagagggagatacagaatctgaagcaggcaccaggctctgagctgccatcacagagtctgccacaaggcttgaacccatgaaccatgagaacatgacctgagctgaaatcagatatttaactgacgaagccaaccaggtgccctctgaatttccattttaattgcctgaataaatgtttgaatgTGTTAATTTTCAGTGAGTTTTTTCTTAGTCAACACTAGCCTAATACTATTCCatggtatattatttttcttcagaaactAAGATGAACACAGGCAGGcaagatttcttaatttctctgtctgAACAGAGCATTGTGGAGCCTGCAGAGAAGCTGCTGGACACAGGTTAACACAAAGATAAGAAGtcaaagggcatctgggtggctttcccagttaagactcttgattttggctcaggtcatgatctcatatcatgagatcaagcccactTTGGGGTCTGCACTAggcatggagcatgcttaagattctttctctcccctcttcttctgCCCAGCCCCGaagcccccactcacactcactctctctgtctaaaaagaaaaaaaagaaagaaaagaaaagaagtaaagttATATCCAGAAAGTGCCCGTAGACACCAGGGTCCGTCCCATGGAGAAAACACAGAGGCCTTTGTTGAAGATCTATTCAGAAATGCCTCTGAGAATATAATTTCTTATTACTCGCAAAGTCTTTCTTGTGTTGTCATGTGTTATATTCAGTTGTTCCAAATCAATATTCCTTTAGGGATAGTTATAAAAttgatgacttttaaaatttaaaatgtatgtttgcttttgtaagaatttcaaaacacttaatttttttctttttctttttgtcgtCTGATGAGCTACTTATTACATCCCTGGTGgttaatgaatatttaaactcCACCCCTTACAGCTGTCTAAAATGTTCTAAGACATGTTGAGATTCTCAAGGTAATTTTAGAGAAATGATCTAACTGTGTTTGAATGATGAGTTTATACATCTCTGCCTTTTATTTCAGCTTTAGATCCTGATTTGACCTAAAACTAACCTGACAGCCACTGAGATCCAATGATCAGTGAATTAACAATGAGACACTCTTTGGAGAATGCTACTCCAACTGTGCTTTGAAGTGCTTATATGCTATttacatttattccatttaatttcattcttctattgTATTTTCTGTAGCAGCttaattttattactataaaaataatttagctaACTTTAGTCTTATTGTACATTATTCACAAGCAAAATTCCACTTGAGAACAATGATAGTTGAGTTGAGGTTGATGAAATCTTCAAGTTTCTGTGAAATTTagtgagttcttttttttttggtgcttttGTATTTTCCTCCATATTCTTTTGAAGGGATAGCCTAGCTTTTATGATTGGATATCCCAATGATGAGGAACTTTCTACCTTTCAAAAATTTTGCAACGCTAAAGTGGACTAGATTTATCTGATTGAATTAAATTAACTTTATAGCAGGCCATATTCTGATATCACTAGTAGGAAATCTGAACTTACAGTGGAAATTCTACTTTAAGAGCAGCAGTTCTTATTAATTTAATAGCACAGTCAAAACACAATGCAGCATTTTTATGTAATGCAAaccaagaagtaaaataataatttgactGTATTTTTATACTGCTGGGAAATTGCAGGTTAGTGGTTCCTGTTAAGAAATAACTAAAGACCAGAGGCTTTAATTTTAATGGAGACcaatttactaatttttctttaatggactGTGTTTTTCTGGTCATATCAAAAAATCATTGCCTAGCCCATTCagatttatatattacatagttttctgtatatatattatactttgaTTAAAAGTTTTAAGCAGTCAAAAAAATGATGAAAGGCAACCAGTtgtttatagtaattttatttcttttactaaaaGATTGCTCCAAATTGAAATTTATATGTTCATCCTCATTAACATAAGTTGtgacattttttggttttttgttttaggtgttttttctttattaaaatggctatacatatatatgtatacacacatatatgtttttgaaaatttcagaGACAGCTCActcaaaaaaagagataaagtaaaAGGAAGATAAAGTGTGGTTTTGAACCATGTATAACACTGgggtatttcacatttttatttcttactatatttttGAGTTATGTAATAGTTTATCAATCCTATAAATGTGGGCCATGAAGCTTTATGAGGTTAGCAATAACTTCAATGTTCATAAATGGTATGGAAGTGAAGAATTAATTCTgattactgatttctttttttttacattttttattaaaaaatttttaaatgttttttatttatttttgagagacagaaagagacagtgtgaggaggggagggtcagagagacagggagacacaaaatctgaagcaggctccaggctctgggctgtcagcacagagcccgacgcagggctcgaacccaggaactgtgagatcataacctgagccaaagctggacacttaactgactgagccatctagacatCCCTACTGAGTTCTTATTAAAAGTTATTGGTCAATAGGAAAGGAAGACAATAATAAAGTTGgtgagaaaaaatgttttgagtatcTTTACTTAAATGGGGTGATTGACTTCTCACAGAATATGGGCCAGATTGCCCAGATTTTAAACTCTAAACATcaattctaaataaatggaattaaagtgaaagaagacagatatAAGAATCTATTTCTCTTCATATTGAGGAAATATTTAggtgtttagttttctttttatgtttggaTTATTACTGCTATGGAGACACAATTTGAAACAACAAAGTTCACCATTCAGTGATTATACATCTCcatgtttctatatcatttttgtTCCTTGGTTTCAACCACCTTTAGAGGGAAAACAGAATATTCCTCCTCTCATCTcttatgatttcaattatttgaCAAATTGTGGAGATGTGGTCAAGAATATGTTATATGTTTCAATGACCATAATTCTCTCATTGGCTTGCATTCACATGTCCCTTTTACTTCAGCTAACAGCAGTGATTATAATAGAATTTTCCCCAGATTTCAAGATGAGAGTTTAAGAGGTATTGTGGAGGAAACGTCTCTGATAATCTAGAAAACAAGCCAAAATCCTATGTGAAAGAATACGCATTTTGctaaaatggcataaaattaCTTGGGATCAAGAATGCTGGACCACAAATTTATATCCCCCCAAATATTCATAAACACAGATTCAGTTGTTGGTAATCTGTCATcttgcatactttttaaaattggcaTTAGATTCAAAGTGTTTCCCCTCACTGCTGGTCTCCAGGACACCCCATTTTCGTGCTCTGCTTACATTGTGGGATACAGCCCCTGATTGAGTGGGAATCAGGATATCTGTCCTACACAAGATATTACTTTCTGATGTTAATAAACTACTTAGATTATTTTGATCTGAGTCTCTTTTCTTGAAAATCAGGTGATACACACTTGAAGTTTTTACCAACccatttatttaacaattaacTTTAAGTCAATTTGTTTTAGGCAAACACATCTGTCCATAAAGCAAACAGTATGTCATCTCCTAAATTAGGAATCAGCATTAGCTGTAATAAGGTAAGGAGAAAATTGATcaataaatcataaaattattaACCTCTATTTAAGTACTGTTCACTGTTGAACGCTAtgaacatgataaatatttttggtttgttcaGAACAATATAGAGGTTAGGAAACTTTATATCAATAATAAGTCATAGTGGAAACAGATTGAGTTTCTTCTTCCTGATGTAATGAGGTTgaatgataatttaaaatagaattagtTTCTTATAGTATAGACCATTTTAAATGCTAAACCAATTTACCTATTCACCATCTAAACTGATCTTACAGACAAAAGTCTGAATTTGTGAGTCTGGGATTTGATGGCTTCTAAATAATTTTGCTACAGTAACATttggtggttttttaaaaaatacttatatattttttcagagagagagagagagagagaaagtgaaagacagAGCGAgcagcggagaggcagagagagaggggacagaggatctggagtgggctgtatgctgacagcagagaaccagGCATGGAGgtcacactcatgaactgtgagatcatgacctgagtctaagtcagaaacttaaccaattCAGATGCCCCTACAGTGTCTGTTTCTGAAATATTCATCCAGGGTGCCCAGATACGGTGGCTGCATCAGGTCAGACAAAGGTGGAAAGTGTGAAATAGTGTTTGCATCTCATTGGATGTCAGTTAATTCCTCAGCACTGGGGAAAACACGCCTGGGGCACCTTCTCTCTATCCTACACACTATTTCCCTCTGCACGAATAATATCTCAAGATTGTCCACAAGATGCAAATTTGTGAGTGTTCGATCCATTCGTTAATGCAGCTTCTAGCTGGTGAGTGCTGAAACAAATCTCTCTTGGAGCTACCTTCTGTATCCTCTTCTTCTGTTGTATTTTATCGCCTAGAGTGTGTATCAAATACTGAAATTCCTAGGGGAGGTCATAAATATGAACAATGCAAATATGCTTGGgccatttctttttaactttcatttatcACTTGCCATTGCAAATTTAGattaattttaaccatttattttaattttgcttgtaACATGTAAAGGGGATAAATGAATAAGTTGGCTTTAGTTCTCACAACTGTACTCTATTGACATCTATTTGCCACACAGTTTTCAaccatttttttgcttttaatgctCCTAAAACTATTTTACTAGAAATGTGCAGTTGGAATGCTTGTTGACAGGGCAAGGAAGAtcttcctttaaagaaattaaacaattcaagctgataatgtttttttttcttttttccaacctttttatttaaattccaattagttaatgtacagtgtaatgttagtttttcagaagtagaatctAGTAATCcaaaatttacatacaacacctgttGTATGTACAACACTAACCAcagcaagtgctctccttaatcccaCATGTGGAACGTAAGAACTAAAACAGAAGAAcactgggaaggaaaaagagagaaaaccaagaaacaaactcttaactatagagaacaaacagacatatttttaacaaattttcatTCCCAAGGATACCACAAAATCAAACAGGAAATTTGTCCAGatcatcctgaaaaaaaaatagtgacttcATGGgtaagaatatgcattttaaaacttgCAGAAAATTTTTGTAAAGGACCTAAATTATATTCGTTTTGTTATCTAATTTATACAGTTAACAATAGTTAATTTCTTTAACATCAAACTAACATTTAAATGATCCGTACTCCTTATTGTTAATGTTGAAAAGTTAACACCATTGTTTCGCACTATAGAATTAGTTACTTTAGATttctaaaataagagaaataggggcacctgtgtggctcagcggGTTATGTGTCAGGCTTCgacttggtcatgatctcacagtttgtgagttcaagccctgcattgggctctgtgctgacagctcagaacctggagccagccctggattctgtgtctccctctttctctctgtggctcccctgtgctctctccctctctctcagaaattttaaatgaataaacttaaaatgtttaaaaatataaaagaagggaAATCTATGTATCAGGAATAATTAACCTTACTTATTCAGTGATGccaatttccttttttagtaagttttaattattgttgccatgctgttaatttttttataaagatccatgttttctttcttttcagatatCTAACCCNNNNNNNNNNNNNNNNNNNNNNNNNNNNNNNNNNNNNNNNNNNNNNNNNNNNNNNNNNNNNNNNNNNNNNNNNNNNNNNNNNNNNNNNNNNNNNNNNNNNTTGCTGGTAATGTACACCAGTCTGAGACAGATGGAGAGCCAGAGGAATGTCtcagacttcattcttttgggACTTTTGTATGACTATTACAcacaaatattttgctttatgcTCTTCTTGTTCTGTTATGCTGCTCTCTTGGTAGGAAACCTTCTGATCCTCATCTCCATTTGGTGCAGCCCTCTTTTCCACCAACCAATGTACTATTTCCTCAGACACTTGTCCTATATGGACATCTGCTACACCTCTAGCATTACACCCAAATTCATTGCTGACCTCCTAGTGGAAAGAAAAACCATCTCCTATGGCAACTGTATGTTACAGGTCTTTGCCATGCACTTCTTTGGAATGATTGAAGTCTTAATCCTCACAGTCATGGCATTTGATCGCTACACTGCCATCTGCAAACCTCTCCACTACATGCTTGTCATGAACAGGACAAGGTGCAATCTTCTAGTGTTGGCTGCTTGGGCTGGTGGGGCAGTCCACTCCTTTCCTCAATTTTTCCTGGTAATCAGGTTGCCCTTTTGTGGTCCTAATGAGATTGATCactatttttgtgatatttttcctTGCTGAAAGTTGCCTGTACCGACACCTATGTCACTGGTGTCCTTTTGGTTGCCAATTCAGGAATGGTTACCTTAGTGACATTtgtggtcttatttttttcttattaaattattcACTTTAAGAAATCACTCAGCTGAAGGAAGGCGCAAAGCCCTCTCTACCTGTGGGTCTCACATCACtgacatagttttattttttgggcCTTCAACCTTTAACCTCCGACCACTTTCCCTGAGGATGAAGTATTTGGTCTATTTTACACCATCATCGCTCCGATATTCAATCCCTTAATCAACACTCTGAGGaactcagtgatgaaaaacaCCATGAGGAAAGTCTGGTGTCAAACATCAGAGATCAATATCTTTTTAACAAACAGAGGGGCAGCTAGATGTGGATAAAGGAGAGAGCAAACCATATCACAGAGTAATTTTTCCACTGGTATCATTTTATGAATGACAGAAATAGGACTTCAAGTTTAATGGTGACTACAATGCAATattaattaaaccaaaaaaaaaataagcttaaaatttagTTCAGTTTGTAGGCTTTGAGATGGTATGAACAGGTTGACATGCACAAAATCTATTGTATGTGTAGTTAAGACAGTGTTACATGAGCTGAGAATTGTGATgtgaaaaaaatttctaataatgCATTAGAAAATCAGGTTTGGTGGTTAGATCACATGATGAAACACTCTGCATGGCAAAGGGGCAGTTAAATTCCATGGTTTTAAGAACAAGTTTTGGTTTATGAGAGGCTCTTCACCTAAATGAACTCGAGaggtatttcaaaattaattacatAGCAATAAGTGTGcataataaaatcttatttaaagaaTGCTGTGTTTTAACTCTCTGGACTTCACAAtggaaacaaaactaaactagtaaaggcgcacctgggtggcacagtctggtgggtgtctgactcttgctccCAGCTCTGGTTGTggtcttgccatttgtgggtttgggcccccagttgggctctgcactaatggtgtGGAAAATCCTGGAGATTCTGtctatccttctctctgctcctccacccaaTTTCCAGCCCCGTGCTCACTTTCTatctttttccctctcaaaataaataaataaagttatttttttaatattttaaaaaataagctagaAAGGATAGAGTGAAATCAATTACTCAAGATATTAAAAACACATGCACCACTTTCTTATATATTGCTCTACTAAAATATCCATAAAAGGACTGAATCATAAAATGCCAGAAATCAGTAGGAAGAAATGAATTCAAACAAAGAAACTTCAATCAAAATACTATGTGATACAAATCATGGAAATGAGTGGAGAGGACACATCATTTTTGTAACTAACATGAAGAGACCAGGAGAAATATTCTCTAGAGGAAGCTGAAATTTcatgaaatgtgtttatttgtatctctaataagatgcaaaaataaatgctctctttgaaaacatgaaatataaagaGGAAGAGATTGTGTAACCAGATTATATTAAtagaatgataatgaaaatacatgAAGACTTTTAGTCCAGGTAAATGCAAAACTACAATTACAATGATTATAAAGGCCTAATGATTGAAGGATAGAAGAGTAGGAAGTTTATGAGGAAGATCTaattcaatagatttttttatagCAGAGGGGAATTGGGCAGATAATCAGTTTTTCAagttactaataaaataaaaatattgccaGATTTAAAAGTTCAAGATTTAccctttatttaatgttttgtttttaaccaaatCTACTCAACTTGCCCTTCTGGGGTCCTAATCAGATGGATCACTNNNNNNNNNNNNNNNNNNNNNNNNNNNNNNNNNNNNNNNNNNNNNNNNNNNNNNNNNNNNNNNNNNNNNNNNNNNNNNNNNNNNNNNNNNNNNNNNNNNNTTTTTTATAGCAGAGGGGAATTGGGCAGATAATCAGTTTTTCAagttactaataaaataaaaatattgccaGATTTAAAAGTTCAAGATTTAccctttatttaatgttttgtttttaaccaaatCTACTCAACTTGCCCTTCTGGGGTCCTAATCAGATGGATCACTACCTATGTGATGTGAAGCCCCTTTTGAAACAGGTGTGCAAAGATATTTGTGTTGTTAGTGTCTTCGTGATTGCTAATTCAGGGATCTGGTGGCACCACTTTTGTTGCTGACTTCATATGTCCTCATATGATTTAATCTTAGGATCCACTCCTCTGCAGGGTAATGCAAGGCTCCACCTACAGCTCTCACATAATGGTGGTAGTTTCATTCTTCATCCCCTGTATCTATACTTATGTTCTACCTGTGGGGAGTGAGAAGAAAGATAAGGAAATCTTTCTGTTTTACACAGAGACTGTTGCCTCCAAGCTGAGTCTTCTCATCTCTACAATGAGAAGCATGGAGTTGAAAATCACCATG is part of the Suricata suricatta isolate VVHF042 chromosome 11, meerkat_22Aug2017_6uvM2_HiC, whole genome shotgun sequence genome and encodes:
- the LOC115272236 gene encoding LOW QUALITY PROTEIN: olfactory receptor 4P4-like (The sequence of the model RefSeq protein was modified relative to this genomic sequence to represent the inferred CDS: inserted 1 base in 1 codon), which translates into the protein MESQRNVSDFILLGLLYDYYTQIFCFMLFLFCYAALLVGNLLILISIWCSPLFHQPMYYFLRHLSYMDICYTSSITPKFIADLLVERKTISYGNCMLQVFAMHFFGMIEVLILTVMAFDRYTAICKPLHYMLVMNRTRCNLLVLAAWAGGAVHSFPQFFLVIRLPFCGPNEIDHYFCDIFPXLKVACTDTYVTGVLLVANSGMVTLVTFVVLFFSYGIILFTLRNLSAEGRRKALSTCWSHITVVILFFAPAIFIYLRPPTTFPEDKIFALFYTIIAPMFNPLIYTLRNSEMKNTMRKVWGQTLLSRETRN